From the Oleiharenicola lentus genome, one window contains:
- a CDS encoding tetratricopeptide repeat protein: MSDSSDASTNRKRRVIHWDPDHGRANGAKPWTLLRIVGWTLGGTLGLLILAGLVIRGVRLVVGDQFLRPTAAVQTVDETDPGQVFVSESKASLARENVAKALAEIRRLPQDHQSQLNQLILIEKSFLDGELLLEGRNYRAAYAHFTTLGREIDAFSENVKLKQSTQKAYDEVLARMRELDRARPLAALEFETAFASAGAGREFYLNGSFATAKKQFDDAFAALDRAEQALKDFVDENMRTALEAVAAGDKPRALASFQAALEKDPANEIALQGLKRAEVADRVRALILQGEAYEQKKEHALAAESYGKAFELDAFSAVSQQGKARNERLKKETELNSALAEATTHRDAAQWDKAIAAYERALKVDPKDEKVKKALAETKETAHREAVKTALGKALAYENKYEWEQARGAYAQTIELDANHVEAKDGYFRTGKMIRTLMQYNKLVDIAEAHAQRAEFQAGIRSFNEAMEIKPAYLAMTDRVSQLRNVLNLQSKPVDVTFQSDGNCWVSISNFRMLGKITSQTVKMLPGNYEIVSRRKGYQDVLLVLQVRNGSTPPVVSVACTLRANR, encoded by the coding sequence ATGAGTGATTCATCGGATGCCTCCACCAACCGGAAACGTCGGGTAATTCATTGGGACCCGGATCACGGACGAGCCAACGGCGCCAAACCCTGGACCCTGCTCCGCATCGTGGGATGGACCCTCGGCGGCACGCTCGGGCTGCTCATTCTCGCGGGGCTGGTCATCCGCGGCGTCCGCCTCGTCGTCGGCGACCAGTTCCTCCGCCCGACCGCCGCCGTCCAGACGGTGGATGAGACCGACCCGGGCCAGGTCTTCGTCAGCGAATCCAAGGCGAGCCTCGCCCGCGAAAACGTGGCCAAGGCCCTCGCCGAGATCCGCCGCCTCCCGCAGGACCACCAGAGCCAGCTGAACCAGCTCATCCTCATCGAAAAATCCTTCCTCGACGGCGAGCTCCTGCTGGAGGGTCGCAACTACCGCGCGGCCTACGCGCACTTCACCACCCTGGGCCGCGAGATCGACGCCTTCAGCGAGAACGTGAAGCTGAAGCAGAGCACGCAGAAAGCCTACGACGAGGTGCTGGCCCGCATGCGCGAGCTCGACCGCGCCCGCCCGCTGGCCGCGCTGGAATTCGAGACGGCGTTCGCCTCCGCCGGCGCCGGCCGCGAGTTCTACCTCAACGGCAGCTTCGCCACCGCCAAGAAGCAGTTCGACGACGCCTTCGCCGCCCTCGACCGGGCCGAGCAGGCGCTGAAGGATTTTGTGGACGAAAACATGCGCACGGCGCTCGAGGCCGTGGCCGCCGGCGACAAGCCCCGCGCGCTCGCCTCCTTCCAGGCCGCGCTGGAAAAGGACCCGGCCAACGAGATCGCCCTGCAGGGCCTGAAGCGCGCCGAGGTCGCCGACCGCGTGCGCGCGCTGATCCTCCAAGGCGAGGCCTATGAGCAGAAGAAGGAACACGCGCTCGCCGCCGAATCCTACGGCAAGGCCTTCGAGCTCGACGCCTTCTCGGCCGTTTCCCAGCAGGGCAAGGCCCGCAACGAGCGCCTCAAGAAGGAGACCGAGCTCAACAGCGCGCTGGCCGAGGCCACGACGCACCGCGACGCGGCCCAGTGGGACAAGGCCATCGCCGCCTATGAACGCGCGCTCAAGGTGGATCCGAAGGACGAGAAGGTGAAGAAGGCCCTCGCGGAGACCAAGGAAACCGCGCACCGCGAGGCCGTGAAGACCGCGCTCGGCAAGGCCCTCGCCTACGAAAACAAATACGAATGGGAGCAGGCCCGCGGCGCCTACGCCCAGACCATCGAGCTCGACGCCAACCACGTCGAGGCCAAGGACGGCTATTTCCGCACGGGCAAGATGATCCGCACGCTGATGCAATACAACAAGCTCGTGGACATCGCCGAGGCCCACGCCCAGCGCGCCGAATTCCAGGCGGGCATCCGCTCGTTCAACGAGGCCATGGAGATCAAGCCCGCCTACCTCGCCATGACCGACCGCGTGAGCCAGCTCCGCAACGTGCTCAACCTGCAGAGCAAGCCGGTGGACGTGACCTTCCAGTCCGACGGCAACTGCTGGGTCTCGATCAGCAACTTCCGCATGCTCGGCAAGATCACCTCGCAGACCGTCAAGATGCTGCCCGGCAACTACGAGATCGTGAGCCGCCGCAAGGGCTACCAGGATGTCCTGCTCGTGCTGCAGGTGCGGAACGGCTCGACCCCGCCGGTGGTCAGCGTGGCCTGCACCCTCCGCGCCAACCGCTGA